A section of the Candidatus Marinimicrobia bacterium CG08_land_8_20_14_0_20_45_22 genome encodes:
- a CDS encoding sodium:solute symporter: MQDSQLGFQTIDFLIVILYLVIVAIVGSFSGGKQRNVKDYFLGGSNIPWWAVAFSIVAAETSTLTFISIPGLAYMTNLNFLQVTIGYLIGRIVVSFMFLPAYKKGELVTAYALLETRFGRSTRSYASIVFLFTRVAADGVRLFATSIPLAIIFRTFPAFANYSNIDIYAISIVVIALVTMIYTYTGGVKGIIWVDVLQMLIFIGGALLALGILLKRVPDGFSAVNLFSGETNKFSIINWGFSDGIRGFFAKPYTLIGSLLGGAFLSMASHGTDQLIVQRLLTTKTVKDSQKALITSGIIVIFQFALFLLVGLMLFAYYQGAKVGGAGILFSKPDEIFPYFIIHNLPTGIRGFIIAGLFAAALSTLAGSISSLSSSAMMDLYKPYFGKANDPARDLKISRILTIFWAVVLTAVAFLFINILQSVVEIALSIASITYGGLLGTFMLGVLFKKPDQRDAIWGFSAGILAMLLFIVLPFILGRPSVVYWTWYTLIGCAVTLIVGNLSASISKRILTSK, translated from the coding sequence TTGCAGGATTCACAACTCGGTTTCCAGACAATTGATTTTCTGATAGTTATTCTATATCTGGTGATAGTAGCGATCGTCGGCAGTTTTTCGGGCGGGAAACAACGAAATGTTAAAGACTATTTTCTGGGTGGATCGAATATTCCGTGGTGGGCAGTCGCCTTTTCGATCGTCGCCGCCGAGACGAGCACGCTGACGTTTATTAGCATCCCGGGACTGGCTTATATGACGAATCTGAATTTCCTTCAGGTGACTATTGGCTATCTTATTGGAAGAATTGTCGTCAGTTTCATGTTTTTGCCAGCGTACAAAAAAGGCGAACTCGTCACGGCGTATGCTTTACTTGAAACGCGTTTTGGGCGCAGTACGCGCAGTTATGCTTCGATTGTTTTTCTCTTCACTCGTGTCGCGGCGGACGGCGTACGGCTGTTTGCAACGTCCATTCCGCTGGCGATTATTTTTCGGACATTCCCAGCATTTGCGAATTATTCCAATATCGACATCTACGCTATTTCAATTGTCGTGATCGCGTTAGTGACGATGATTTACACTTACACCGGCGGAGTAAAGGGAATCATTTGGGTGGATGTTCTACAGATGCTGATTTTCATTGGCGGCGCTCTTCTGGCGCTGGGAATCCTGTTGAAACGAGTACCGGACGGATTTTCAGCAGTCAATCTGTTTTCCGGCGAGACGAACAAATTTTCCATTATCAATTGGGGTTTTTCCGACGGAATACGCGGCTTTTTTGCGAAGCCATACACGCTGATCGGCTCTCTGCTCGGCGGCGCATTTCTCTCGATGGCTTCGCACGGAACCGATCAACTCATCGTTCAGCGACTTCTGACGACAAAAACGGTCAAGGACAGTCAGAAAGCGCTTATCACCAGCGGAATCATCGTCATCTTCCAATTTGCGCTATTCCTGCTGGTTGGTCTGATGCTGTTTGCCTATTATCAGGGCGCCAAAGTCGGTGGAGCGGGCATCCTGTTTTCCAAACCCGACGAAATTTTCCCATACTTTATTATTCATAATTTACCGACCGGAATTCGCGGTTTCATCATTGCCGGACTGTTCGCGGCGGCGCTATCGACTCTGGCTGGCTCTATCAGTTCGCTTTCCTCATCGGCGATGATGGATTTGTACAAACCGTACTTTGGCAAAGCCAACGATCCGGCGCGCGATTTGAAAATCTCGCGAATTCTAACGATTTTCTGGGCGGTGGTTTTAACTGCGGTCGCATTTTTATTTATCAATATTCTGCAGTCGGTTGTTGAAATCGCGTTGAGTATTGCTTCGATCACATACGGCGGATTGCTGGGCACGTTTATGCTGGGTGTTTTGTTTAAAAAGCCGGACCAGCGGGACGCAATTTGGGGCTTTTCCGCGGGGATTCTGGCGATGCTGTTGTTCATCGTCTTGCCGTTTATTCTGGGGCGTCCGTCGGTAGTTTACTGGACGTGGTACACGCTGATCGGTTGTGCCGTGACACTGATCGTTGGAAATCTATCGGCGTCTATTTCAAAAAGAATACTGACGTCCAAATGA